Proteins from one Desmodus rotundus isolate HL8 chromosome 9, HLdesRot8A.1, whole genome shotgun sequence genomic window:
- the LOC112305021 gene encoding NADH dehydrogenase [ubiquinone] 1 alpha subcomplex subunit 3-like, translating to MRGSERGDVEEAGGGSRAVSKSRLGAFLKNTWVKEPVLVASFTIRGLGVILPSFSPYTKHAAMINQVAPYNYTVPVRDHGNMPSHPQGPRLEWLKKLSTSTERLKRLPSSVAPPKQKN from the exons atgagaggctcagagaggggagatGTGGAGGAAGCAGGGGGTGGCAGCCGGGCCGTGTCCAA ATCAAGACTCGGTGCCTTCCTTAAGAACACCTGGGTCAAGGAGCCAGTGCTGGTTGCGTCCTTCACCATTAGGGGCCTTGGTGTAATTCTGCCCTCCTTCAGCCCCTACACTAAGCATGCCGCCATGATTAACCAGGTTGCACCCTACAACTACACAGTCCCAGTCCGAGATCATGGGAACATGCCCAGCCACCCCCAGGGTCCACGCCTGGAGTGGCTGAAGAAACTGAGCACCTCCACTGAGAGGCTGAAAAGGCTCCCGTCCTCTGTggcccccccaaaacaaaaaaactga